From Pyxicephalus adspersus chromosome 7, UCB_Pads_2.0, whole genome shotgun sequence, a single genomic window includes:
- the LOC140334755 gene encoding uncharacterized protein: MIDKNSDGVADNKCTNQETSTISYIDGYFADYSVDISYEQLTSYFSNFDVFETGVIQKLTSDQIGDMIVQENVYESEEKVTKVFEYLQTQTIEIVDAVMTRFSNTSFSKNIQIENAAAGEKILEYYLNIIKTEITTYTTTDITLLFEIKIRILVKFFCQVTLSWFSVETCDINSAIVEHLNKAFSEMSDSTRTAIANWILSNLKSSKLNGCTSDSTTTTEWVVNTMKDFFQYTTLKDVIQINPQFDVLEVIRWTSLSQKVEYLCDFNALTNRNVTITVLESLGGEDNVISAQEVVTFLTEFNAVYEKLNVKTMTTEVQQDGMTYLFDIYISDDSLTEEQISYFQESFTYFVAGITSESVKKIPNNVNCDSYKSLFGGISSAYDYLSDNVRESVFNQIINYLDFQDSSSSDVCSSLYTDSRSYIQIIFQRFASEATIYEFEKYYSTFDSYSCLDVFTGTQL, translated from the exons ATGATAGACAAAAACTCTGATGGGGTGGCTG ATAATAAATGCACAAACCAGGAGACCAGCACCATCAGTTATATCGATGGCTATTTTGCAGACTACTCTGTGGATATCAGCTATGAACAGCTAACCTCTTACTTCTCAAATTTTGATGTG TTTGAGACAGGAGTCATCCAGAAACTGACCAGTGACCAGATTGGAGACATGATTGTGCAAGAGAATGTTTATGAAAGTGAAGAGAAAGTCACCAAGGTCTTTGAGTACCTCCAGACTCAAACAATTGAGATCGTAGATGCTGTTATGACCCGCTTCTCCAACACCAGCTTCTCG AAAAACATTCAGATTGAAAATGCTGCTGCGGGAGAGAAGATTCTTGAATACTACTTAAATATCATTAAGACTGAAATAACAACATACACCACAACAGACATAACACTGCTGTTTGAAATCAAAATCCGTATTCTGGTTAAGTTCTTTTGTCAAGTCACTCTGTCTTGGTTTTCAGTTGAGACCTGCGATATCAATAGTGCCAT AGTGGAACATTTAAACAAAGCCTTCAGCGAGATGTCCGATTCCACCAGAACAGCTATTGCCAACTGGATTCTCAGCAACCTCAAGAGCTCCAAGCTTAACG GTTGCACAAGTGATTCAACTACAACAACCGAATGGGTAGTCAACACCATGAAGGACTTCTTCCAGTATACCACCCTGAAGGATGTGATTCAGATTAACCCACAGTTTGATGTA TTGGAAGTCATCAGGTGGACCAGCCTATCACAGAAAGTTGAATATCTCTGCGACTTTAATGCTTTGACAAACAGAAATGTAACCATCACTGTTCTGGAGTCCCTGGGGGGAGAGGACAACGTCATCTCTGCACAGGAAGTGGTTACCTTCTTGACAGAATTTAATGCAGTTTATGAGAAG CTCAATGTCAAGACCATGACCACGGAGGTGCAACAAGATGGCATGACTTACCTGTTTGACATTTATATCTCCGATGACTCCTTGACAGAAGAACAGATTTCATATTTCCAGGAGTCCTTCACGTATTTTGTAGCAGGCATTACTTCTGAATCagttaaaaaaatcccaaataatGTAAACTGTGACTCCTACAAGAGCTT ATTCGGTGGAATTAGCAGTGCATATGATTACTTGTCAGACAATGTCAGAGAATCTGTGTTTAATCAAATCATCAACTACCTGGACTTCCAAGACTCTAGCTCTTCAG ATGTCTGTAGCAGCCTATACACTGACAGCAGAAGCTATATTCAAATCATTTTCCAGAGATTTGCCAGTGAAGCTACAATTTATGAATTTGAGAAATACTACAGCACATTTGATTCg TATTCCTGCCTAGATGTTTTCACTGGTACACAGCTATAA